The following coding sequences lie in one Babylonia areolata isolate BAREFJ2019XMU chromosome 7, ASM4173473v1, whole genome shotgun sequence genomic window:
- the LOC143283671 gene encoding WD repeat-containing protein 55-like gives MAEANEEPRVPADIKCDDLVMSVDCHPSRPLLALGSITGAVTLHSYSVDQNERVRGQRHHKKSCRAVRFSPGGRRLYTVGKDKSLWCVDVDTGGIRRKIKPAHESAINSLLVTGERFVATGDDEGTVKVWDMRSKAATMELHECEDFISDMILDQQQRILLATSGDGTLTAFNIRQKKMVLQSELHDSELLSLCAIKGEKKLVCGSGDGVLYLFNWGEWGNMSDRFPGHPSSITCMVALTDDVILTGSSDGLLRAVNILPNRFLGVVGEHQFDVEGLALTHDRHLLVSSSHDQCLKFWSVADIHRQRVQPHKKARHATKSKRLGTAKNHNNFFAGLAEEEREEERCSDDDDDDDSSDDDSD, from the exons ATGGCAGAAGCAAATGAG GAGCCCAGAGTGCCAGCGGACATCAAGTGTGACGACTTGGTGATGTCTGTGGACTGTCATCCGTCACGCCCTCTTCTGGCTCTGGGCAGCATCACTGGGGCAGTAACTCT acatTCCTATTCGGTGGATCAGAATGAACGTGTGCGAGGTCAGCGCCATCACAAAAAGTCGTGTCGGGCAGTGCGCTTTTCCCCTGGTGGCCGTCGACTGTACACAGTGGGCAAGGACaagtcactgtggtgtgtggatgtggacacTGGGGGCATTCGCCGCAAGATTAAACCAGCACATGA GTCAGCCATCAACAGTCTTCTGGTGACCGGGGAGAGGTTTGTGGCCACTGGGGATGACGAGGGAACCGTTAAG gtgtgggaCATGCGCAGTAAGGCAGCCACCATGGAGCTGCATGAGTGTGAGGACTTCATCAGCGACATGATCCTGGACCAGCAGCAACGCATCCTCCTGGCCACCAG tgGTGACGGCACACTGACCGCCTTCAACATCCGTCAGAAGAAGATGGTGCTGCAGTCAGAACTGCACGACTCGGAGCTGCTCAGTTTGTGTGCTATCAAG GGAGAGAAGAAGTTGGTGTGTGGGTCAGGGGACGGGGTGCTGTACCTGTTCAACTGGGGGGAGTGGGGCAACATGAGTGACCGTTTCCCcggccacccctcctccatcacctgcATGGTCGCCCTCACTGACGACGTCATCCTCACCGGCTCCAGTGACGGCCTGCTCAG GGCGGTGAACATTCTGCCCAACCGGtttctgggggtggtgggggagcacCAGTTCGACGTGGAGGGTCTGGCACTCACCCACGACCGGCATCTGCTGGTCAGCAGTTCCCACGACCAGTGCCTCAAGTTCTGGAGTGTGGCCGACATCCACCGCCAGAGGGTGCAGCCCCACAAGAAGGCCAGACACGCCACCAAGTCCAAACGTCTGGGCACCGCAAAGAACCACAACAACTTCTTTGCTGGTCTGgctgaggaggagagggaggaggagcgttgtagtgatgatgatgacgatgacgacagtagtgatgatgattctGACTAA